The following proteins are co-located in the Hevea brasiliensis isolate MT/VB/25A 57/8 chromosome 11, ASM3005281v1, whole genome shotgun sequence genome:
- the LOC110664081 gene encoding D-3-phosphoglycerate dehydrogenase 2, chloroplastic — protein MAFSSTKPIPTPCFLRSSSRPFLHTKIITSSIPISFKLSHSQSLSIKNAVTSPATGSPSGQKIKTPNFQETRPTILVSEKLGDAGLQLLRSFGNVECCYDLSNEDLCKKIETCDALIVRSATKVSREVFEAAKGRLKVVGRAGVGIDNVDLGAATEFGCLVVNAPTANTVAAAEHGIALLTAMARNIAQADASIKAGQWKRSKYVGVSLVGKTLAVMGFGKVGSEVARRAKGLGMNVIAHDPYAPAERARALGVDLVSFDQAISSADFISLHMPLTPTTHNIFNDDTFTKMKNGVRIVNVARGGVIDEDALVRALDSGKVAQAALDVFAHEPPPKDSKLLQHENVTTTPHLGASTMEAQEGVAIEIAEAVTGALKGELSATAVNAPMVPQEILSELAPYVLLAEKLGKLAVQLVAGGSGIKSVKVVYESARDPDDLDTRLLRAMVTKGIIEPISDSIINLVNADFIAKQKGLRIREERVVVDTAPEFPVHSIQVQIFNVDSKFAGAVSENGHITIEGRVKYGIPHLTQLGSFGVDVSLEGNLILCRQVDQPGMIGQVGNILGEHNVNVSFMSVGRTVRRNQAIMAIGVDEEPNVEALKKIGDVSAIEEFVFLKL, from the exons ATGGCTTTCTCCTCTACCAAACCTATTCCAACTCCTTGCTTTCTCAGATCATCATCAAGACCTTTTCTGCATACTAAGATCATCACCTCCTCAATACCCATCTCGTTCAAACTCTCCCATTCTCAATCTTTATCCATCAAGAATGCAGTAACAAGCCCAGCAACTGGATCCCCATCTGGGCAAAAAATCAAGACCCCAAATTTTCAAGAAACAAGACCCACCATTTTGGTTTCTGAGAAACTTGGAGATGCAGGCTTGCAGCTTCTACGTAGCTTTGGAAACGTGGAGTGCTGTTATGATCTTTCGAATGAAGATCTGTGCAAGAAGATCGAAACATGCGATGCGTTGATCGTGAGGAGTGCGACGAAGGTGAGCAGAGAGGTGTTTGAGGCTGCGAAAGGGAGGTTGAAGGTGGTAGGAAGGGCTGGGGTTGGTATAGATAACGTGGATCTGGGAGCTGCCACAGAATTTGGTTGCTTGGTTGTTAATGCACCAACTGCGAACACTGTTGCCGCTGCAGAGCATGGGATCGCCTTGCTTACTGCCATGGCAAGAAATATTGCCCAGGCCGATGCCTCCATTAAAGCCG GACAATGGAAACGAAGCAAGTATGTGGGTGTATCTCTAGTTGGGAAGACATTAGCAGTGATGGGATTTGGAAAAGTTGGATCAGAAGTGGCAAGAAGAGCAAAAGGATTGGGTATGAATGTGATTGCTCATGATCCATATGCTCCTGCTGAACGAGCTAGAGCTCTTGGGGTTGATCTGGTCTCTTTCGATCAAGCCATTTCTTCTGCTGATTTCATCTCTCTCCACATGCCTCTTACTCCTACAACCCATAATATATTCAATGATGATACTTTTACAAAGATGAAGAATGGTGTTCGCATTGTTAATGTTGCTAGAGGTGGTGTCATTGATGAAGATGCTTTAGTCCGAGCCCTTGATTCTGGAAAAGTTGCTcag GCAGCACTGGACGTGTTTGCCCACGAGCCCCCACCCAAAGATAGCAAATTACTGCAACATGAGAATGTCACTACTACGCCTCATCTTGGAGCAAGCACAATGGAAGCACAG GAAGGTGTTGCAATTGAAATAGCAGAGGCTGTCACAGGAGCATTGAAAGGGGAACTTTCTGCTACTGCTGTAAACGCCCCCATGGTTCCTCAAGAGATTTTATCAGAATTAGCTCCTTATGTGTTGCTAGCTGAGAAGCTTGGTAAGCTAGCTGTACAATTAGTGGCTGGAGGGAGTGGAATCAAATCTGTGAAAGTGGTTTACGAATCAGCTCGAGACCCAGATGACTTGGACACAAGACTTCTCCGAGCAATGGTCACAAAAGGCATCATTGAGCCAATTTCGGACTCAATTATCAACCTTGTGAATGCAGACTTCATAGCCAAGCAAAAAGGTCTACGCATTAGGGAGGAACGCGTGGTTGTTGACACAGCCCCTGAGTTCCCAGTCCACTCAATTCAAGTGCAAATCTTCAACGTAGATTCTAAATTTGCAGGTGCTGTTTCTGAGAATGGACATATAACAATTGAAGGAAGAGTGAAATATGGAATTCCTCATTTGACACAACTGGGATCATTTGGAGTTGATGTGAGCTTGGAAGGGAACCTCATTTTGTGCAGGCAGGTCGATCAACCAGGCATGATCGGCCAAGTTGGAAACATTCTTGGCGAGCATAATGTAAATGTCAGCTTTATGAGTGTGGGAAGAACTGTTAGGAGGAATCAAGCCATAATGGCGATCGGGGTCGATGAAGAACCTAACGTAGAAGCTCTGAAGAAGATAGGAGATGTAAGTGCCATTGAAGAGTTTGTGTTCCTCAAGTTGTAA